In Magnetococcales bacterium, a genomic segment contains:
- a CDS encoding NTP transferase domain-containing protein encodes MQIIIPMAGFGERFRRAGYTLPKPLIPVDGKPIVAHVLDLFPGENDITCICNRDHLANPDYRMADIIHQHAPTARILAIAPHKLGPIQTLQAIRGLVDLQRPVVVNYCDFSCWWDWSHFKEFVQTCGCDGAIPSYRGFHPHSLYSSYYAYLRETGGWITDIQEKQPYTDNPMQEYASSGTYYFASGALLQKAMDAAMAQDLTTAGEFYVSMAYKPLLAAGHRLAVYEIQHFMQWGTPRDLADYQAWSGMFHALAAPLPPPPPPLGTLMIPMAGLGSRFAQAGYQTPKPLLPVSGRPMVVQAARDLPPGQQVVFILRTAMPGREHIEREIQQAFPHVRFVRLDHPTDGQARTCMLAMADVDPDALLTIGACDNGLIYAPERYQTLLDDPGVDVIVWAMRGHPGAARQPHMYGWIDAPGGKIRAISVKVPLSDPTLDPIIVGAFTFKKGRHFTAAAERMFARQGLVNGEYYVDTCINDALALGLICHILEVTAYPCWGTPDDLLTFEYWQSCFQKRPTHPYSLEKDQRIPASARTELAEKYRPQLMLPPVS; translated from the coding sequence ATGCAGATCATCATTCCCATGGCCGGCTTTGGCGAGAGGTTTCGGCGGGCCGGATATACACTCCCCAAACCCCTGATTCCGGTCGATGGCAAACCCATCGTGGCCCATGTGCTGGATCTGTTTCCGGGAGAAAACGACATCACCTGTATTTGCAACCGGGATCATCTGGCCAATCCTGATTACCGGATGGCGGACATCATCCACCAGCACGCCCCAACCGCCCGCATCCTGGCCATTGCCCCCCACAAGCTCGGCCCCATCCAAACCTTGCAGGCCATCCGGGGTCTGGTGGATTTGCAACGACCGGTGGTGGTCAATTATTGTGACTTCAGTTGCTGGTGGGACTGGTCGCATTTCAAAGAGTTCGTGCAGACGTGCGGTTGTGATGGAGCCATTCCGAGCTATCGGGGTTTTCATCCCCACTCCCTCTATTCATCCTATTATGCCTATCTGCGCGAAACGGGAGGCTGGATTACCGATATCCAGGAGAAACAGCCCTATACGGATAATCCCATGCAGGAATACGCCTCCAGCGGTACCTATTATTTTGCCAGCGGTGCCCTGCTGCAAAAGGCCATGGATGCCGCCATGGCCCAGGATTTGACCACTGCCGGTGAATTTTATGTCAGCATGGCCTACAAACCCCTGCTGGCGGCGGGGCATCGGCTGGCGGTTTACGAAATCCAGCATTTCATGCAATGGGGGACCCCCCGGGATTTGGCAGATTATCAGGCCTGGTCCGGCATGTTTCACGCCCTGGCCGCCCCCCTGCCCCCTCCTCCTCCCCCCCTGGGTACCCTCATGATTCCCATGGCCGGTCTGGGATCCCGATTTGCGCAGGCTGGTTATCAGACCCCCAAGCCCCTGCTGCCGGTCTCGGGACGCCCCATGGTGGTACAGGCCGCCCGGGATCTGCCTCCAGGCCAGCAGGTTGTTTTCATTCTCCGCACCGCCATGCCGGGTCGGGAACACATTGAGCGGGAAATCCAGCAGGCCTTCCCCCACGTCCGGTTTGTCCGCCTCGACCACCCCACCGACGGCCAGGCCCGCACCTGCATGCTGGCCATGGCGGATGTCGATCCTGACGCCCTGTTGACCATCGGGGCCTGCGACAACGGCCTGATCTACGCGCCCGAACGCTACCAGACCCTGCTTGACGATCCCGGCGTGGATGTCATTGTCTGGGCCATGCGCGGCCATCCGGGCGCGGCACGCCAGCCGCACATGTACGGCTGGATCGATGCCCCGGGAGGAAAAATTCGCGCCATTTCGGTCAAGGTACCCCTCTCCGATCCAACCCTTGATCCCATCATCGTCGGTGCCTTCACCTTCAAGAAGGGACGCCATTTCACCGCCGCCGCCGAACGGATGTTCGCCCGCCAAGGCCTGGTCAATGGCGAATATTATGTGGATACCTGCATCAACGATGCCCTGGCTTTGGGCTTGATTTGCCATATCCTGGAGGTGACCGCCTACCCCTGCTGGGGAACCCCGGACGATCTGTTGACGTTCGAATATTGGCAATCCTGTTTTCAAAAACGGCCAACCCACCCCTACTCGCTGGAAAAAGACCAGCGCATTCCAGCCTCGGCCCGCACTGAACTGGCTGAAAAATACCGGCCCCAACTCATGCTACCCCC